The Terriglobia bacterium sequence TGATGGGCACGTTGCCCATCGCGCTGGGCATCGGCGTGGGCGCGGAATCGCGCCGGCCACTGGGGCTGGCCGTGGTCGGCGGCCTGGTGTTTTCGCAGTTGCTCACCCTCTACATCACGCCCGTGTTCTTTATCTACCTGGACCAACTGCAGCAGTGGTGGCACAAGAAGTTGAAGAAGCCACAAGCAGAAGCCGCGCAGGATGAGCGCGAGCCGGTGATGGCCGATTAGGCTGCAGACTCCAGGCACTGGGCTGCAGGCAATTCACCCCGGCAGGAGGCGCTGGTACGCTGCCTCGTCGGCTCTCACTGCTCGATCCTATCTCCGGCCGGAAACGACTTTGGAGGACGCTGGCCCCGGCCGACCTCACCGGTGTCACTGTCATTTCCTTCCGCGTCATCTCCCCTGACGGGCGCACCTATGCGTACACCTGCAATCGAAAGCTCGGGGACTTGTTTGTAATCCGGGAAGTGAAATAGCCGCTTCAAAGAAGCCGGAATGACTGACTGAAGGCAATATCCGAATGCCTGGCCACCAACCTGTTTTGGGAATTGCGGTCGTGGCCGCACTCAAGTAATGGCTGAAATCCCCTACCGACAGGAGTAAGCTAACCTTAGCCGGGTACCCACCCTGCGGAGTGGGATAAACGATCCCATGACCCTTGGCTTCCAGCGCGATTGCCTTGGTTGCGCGATTTCCCTGAATCCCTGTGTGTTCTGTGGTTCGCTGATGCGCGTACCCGGCAGCCTTTCTGCCGCGACGTATGTGTGCGAACCCTCGTCCGAGGAGGTGATTGCCATGCGCCAGCAACGCAAGAGAATCCTCATGGTGGACAATGATGAATCCGTACTAACCGCCCTGCAACGGGTACTGGAGGAGGAAGGTTACGAGACCACGACCGCATGGAACCTGCCGGAAGCCTTGAAACTGATGGATGCCACCCACTACGACGTGCTGCTGGTCGGGGATCATCCACCCGACCTGAACTGCGAGCGGGTGTTGAAGCTGCTGCGCTCCAACGCTTGGACGCCCTGCGTCGTCATGCATTCCACCGCCCGAAATCCGTTTTCCGAGCAGTACTTGCAGCACTTGGGCGCGCATGGCGTGGCTTGCAAGTGGGACGATAAGCAGGTGTTGGACGAGGTCAGGAAGTGCCTGTCTGACGTGCACGTGGCTGCCTGACTCACACGGCACCGGCGCGACACCCAGGCCAAAGAGTCGATAATACAGCGTCAAAAACAACAAGGGCACGGCCATCAAGCGTGCCCTTGGAGTCTTTCCAGCCCTAGCAGCCCGTGGTGTAAGTAGCTGAATTTCGGCACGGGCAGCGGCGTACTCGGTTGCGTGAGTTCGCCAAGTTTTTCGCGCGGGACATCGAGATTCCACTTCTGCACGGCCGATTCCGATCTTCCCGGCGCGGG is a genomic window containing:
- a CDS encoding response regulator — translated: MRQQRKRILMVDNDESVLTALQRVLEEEGYETTTAWNLPEALKLMDATHYDVLLVGDHPPDLNCERVLKLLRSNAWTPCVVMHSTARNPFSEQYLQHLGAHGVACKWDDKQVLDEVRKCLSDVHVAA